A section of the Papio anubis isolate 15944 chromosome 4, Panubis1.0, whole genome shotgun sequence genome encodes:
- the IGFBP1 gene encoding insulin-like growth factor-binding protein 1 has protein sequence MGHRPPPPAQRASAPVCCPRLEMSEVPVARVWLVLLLLTVQVGVTASAPWQCAPCSAEKLALCPPVPASCSEVTRSAGCGCCPMCALPLGAACGVATARCARGLSCRALPGEQQPLHALTRGQGACVQDSDASASNAEAAGSPESPESTEITEEELLDNFHLMAPSEEDHSILWDAIGTYDSSKAVHVTNVKKWKEPCRIELYRVVESLTKAQETSGEDISKFYLPNCNKNGFYHSRQCETSLAGEERLCWCVYPWNGKRIPGSPEIRGDPNCQTYFNVQN, from the exons ATGGGCCACCGCCCGCCGCCACCAGCCCAGAGAGCCTCGGCTCCTGTCTGCTGCCCGCGCCTGGAGATGTCAGAGGTCCCCGTTGCTCGCGTCTGGCTGGTACTGCTCCTGCTGACTGTCCAGGTCGGCGTGACAGCCAGCGCTCCGTGGCAGTGCGCGCCCTGCTCCGCTGAGAAGCTCGCTCTCTGCCCGCCGGTGCCCGCCTCGTGCTCGGAGGTCACCCGGTCCGCCGGCTGCGGCTGCTGCCCGATGTGCGCCCTGCCTCTGGGCGCCGCGTGCGGCGTGGCCACTGCACGCTGCGCCCGGGGACTCAGTTGCCGCGCACTGCCGGGGGAGCAGCAACCCCTGCACGCCCTTACCCGCGGCCAAGGCGCCTGCGTGCAGGACTCTGACGCCTCCGCTTCCAATGCCGAGGCTGCAG GGAGCCCTGAAAGCCCAGAGAGCACAGAGATAACTGAGGAGGAGCTCCTGGATAATTTCCATCTGATGGCCCCTTCTGAAGAGGATCATTCCATTCTTTGGGATGCCATCGGTACCTATGATAGCTCGAAGGCTGTCCATGTCACCAACGTCAAAAAATGGAAG GAGCCCTGCCGAATAGAACTCTACAGAGTCGTAGAGAGTTTAACCAAGGCACAGGAGACATCAGGAGAAGACATTTCCAAATTTTACCTGCCAAACTGCAACAAGAATGGATTTTATCACAGCAGACAG TGTGAGACATCCCTGGCTGGAGAGGAGAGGCTCTGCTGGTGCGTCTACCCTTGGAATGGGAAGAGGATCCCAGGGTCTCCAGAGATCAGGGGAGACCCCAACTGCCAGACGTATTTTAATgtacaaaactga